A window from Plectropomus leopardus isolate mb chromosome 3, YSFRI_Pleo_2.0, whole genome shotgun sequence encodes these proteins:
- the babam1 gene encoding BRISC and BRCA1-A complex member 1: METPEPGPADGEERLVELRPRTRSNPEGAEDRRSSTGSLGGNSNPNISQPAVGSRVEGEGEASTSDSPPSSTTTTVSAAAAQTAAPVTVAAAAAGSTTVPLSTASVAAKERPKPTQQQPTLTTPIPPPAEYQLRVPRVNCPEKVIICLDLSEEMSLPKLESFNGSKTNALNISQKMIEMFVRTKHKIDKRHEFALVVVNDDALWLSGFTSDPRELCSCLYDLETNVCESFNLEDLLNVIRQKIELPSMENVQTVPPPYVVRTVLIYSRHAGQLQFNPSEAVSKMLQSPYFFFDVVYLHNGSEEQGDETSWRDNYTSFCNLDSKGMCYRFEVSLGGPAIELHNCMAKLLAHPLQRPFQSHASYSLLEGDDPQDIEATV; the protein is encoded by the exons ATGGAGACGCCAGAGCCGGGCCCAGCAGATGGAGAGGAGCGCCTGGTGGAGCTGCGTCCTCGGACACGGTCCAACCCTGAAGGTGCTGAGGACCGTCGTAGCAGCACGGGCAGCCTTGGAGGAAACAGCAACCCCAACATATCTCAGCCCGCTGTGGGAAGTCGTGTTGAGGGTGAGGGCGAGGCTTCAACCAGCGACAGTCCTCCCAGTTCCACCACCACAACTgtctcagcagctgcagctcagacTGCAGCTCCTGTCACAGTGGCGGCAGCGGCTGCAGGCAGCACCACAGTGCCACTATCAACTGCGTCTGTTGCAGCCAAAGAGAGGCCGAAGCCGACACAGCAGCAGCCCACACTGACAACCCCCATCCCTCCGCCAGCAGAGTACCAGCTCAGAGTGCCCCGTGTCAACTGTCCAGAGAAAGTG ATCATCTGCTTAGACCTTTCTGAAGAGATGTCTTTGCCAAAGTTGGAGTCTTTTAACGG GTCTAAAACTAATGCGCTAAACATTTCCCAGAAGATGATTGAAATGTTTGTCAGAACCAAACACAAGATTGACAAACGTCATGAGTTTGCCCTGGTCGTCGTCAATGATGATGCTCTGTGG TTGTCAGGCTTCACCTCTGACCCCAGGGAGCTGTGCAGCTGTCTGTATGACCTTGAGACCAATGTGTGCGAGTCCTTCA ACCTGGAAGATCTTCTTAATGTAAT TCGTCAGAAGATCGAGCTGCCGTCAATGGAAAATGTCCAGACCGTCCCTCCTCCATATGTGGTGCGGACGGTGCTGATCTACAGCCGTCATGCCGGGCAGCTTCAGTTCAACCCTTCAGAGGCTGTTAGT AAAATGCTGCAGTCtccatattttttctttgatgtggTCTACCTACATAACGGGTCGGAGGAGCAGGGGGATGAGACCAGCTGGAGG GACAACTACACGTCTTTCTGCAACCTGGACTCAAAGGGCATGTGCTATCGCTTTGAGGTTTCCCTGGGAGGACCCGCCATCGAGCTGCACAACTGCATGGCCAAACTTCTGGCTCACCCTTTACAGAGACCTTTCCAGAGCCACGCGTCTTACAGCCTGCTGGAGGGGGATGACCCCCAGGACATTGAGGCAACCGTGTAA